One window of the Cinclus cinclus chromosome 38, bCinCin1.1, whole genome shotgun sequence genome contains the following:
- the FLT3LG gene encoding fms-related tyrosine kinase 3 ligand — protein sequence MDLPPSSSALVPLLLLLAVPIPSSCCSFGFNPVSSTFSTHLNNLTPWLLLDYPVAMPSNLEPDSGCSDLWGLHFGALALQQMLGVAGKDLAPLLRTLLAQLHFVAECHIQDPQGCVRLEMVNVSQLLETLAQHLGGLQGRPPHFPGCARLRCHPGMPPGPSKDLCNTPRAAADPRVPPGPALTSPGVRHEGTLGARQGPPSPAGHGLVLLGGVGGALGLAAAAWVLWRRPCGQPSQGPLTMEHDGT from the exons ATGGACTTGcctccctccagctctgctttg GTGccgctcctgctcctcctggccgtgcccatccccagcagctgctgctccttcgGCTTTAACCCCGTCAGCAGCACCTTCAGCACCCACCTGAACAACCTG ACCCCTTGGCTGCTCCTTGACTACCCCGTGGCAATGCCCAGCAACCTGGAGCCG GACAGTGGTTGCTCTGATCTCTGGGGGCTTCACTTTGGGGCGCTGGCTCTGCAGCAAATGTTGGGGGTGGCAGGGAAGGATTTGGCACCTCTGCTCAGGACGCTCCTAGCTCAGCTCCACTTTGTGgccgagtgccacatccag gatccccagggctgtgtccgGCTGGAGATGGTGAATGTGTCGCAGCTACTGGAGACCCTGGCGCAGCACCTGGGGGGGCTGCAAGGGAGACCCCCTCACTTCCCTGGCTGTGCCCGCTTGCGCTGCCACCCAGGTATGCCCCCGGGACCCTCAAAAGACCTCTGTAACAcccccagggcagctgctgacccccgtgtccccccaggcCCGGCGCTGACCAGCCCAGGAGTGCGGCACGAGGGGACCTTGGGGGCCAGGCAGGgaccccccagccctgctggacatgggctggtgctgctggggggaGTTGGGGGAGCCCTGGGCCTGGCAGCAGCGGCCTGGGTGCTGTGGAGGAGACCCTGTGGCCAG CCCTCACAGGGACCCCTGACAATGGAGCACGATGGGACCTGA
- the ALDH16A1 gene encoding aldehyde dehydrogenase family 16 member A1 encodes MASLAALGASSVPKIFATMEEGPIPGVINPGEAWLESHGRSLGHFVDGTWLKPPGRMSLECQEATTGRTVAVVPAGESSDLAMAVAAAAAAAKAWAGLGGPQRGQRLAWLASTLDGDSRRTMGALLTLAGGRPLCRTLGADLDLGLRLLRVPAGGAQLGPPGLEGWTPLGVVAVVLVGPCSLPALLWKLGPLLAMGNTALVLSPPAAAPPLLLLGELSGEGAALPPGVLNVLAGPPGLCQALRAHPEVTSVTFLGAPQEELQALVWGSPCRGPHLGGPRGGRVVVIVLDSADLDSAAAAIAATTATPLALFPWWGCIVLAQDTVVAALERRLRARLGLLRLGDPMDPKTEVGPLPPKILPPEEVVQEAQEEGAQVFQVPLPPLLERGHRFYPPTLISGVAPTSRCLREPAPGPLLVLLPVRGPTEAVAVASALPQTAAAAVWAQDITVALDTADRLPQGLVWLNALDLLDPSGGCAGGAADADLDEALREFGCPPWEQPLKVDEPLSPLVTVDDPGDPELAQAVAAARGAALWWGRLPGESRARVLRGASAVLDGAHGTPKDGDIGDTDESLQRALLRWAARVERVGGAVQEVPGGRALVTRRPLGVLGVAWGWPRPLALQLLLPALALGNCVVVVAPPGGVLAAQRLRKALVAAGLPGGALTLLPGNSRGSGSHLARQHPDGLWICGGDADCNWSSAVSVSRVWGVPVGVLGGPGQDPPLGAERELELRCTRPHCLWLTGGGP; translated from the exons ATGGCATCTCTGGCGGCCCTCGGCGCTTCGTCGGTCCCCAAAATCTTCGCCACGATGGAGGAGGGGCCGATCCCCGGCGTGATCAACCCGGGAGAG GCATGGCTGGAATCCCATGGCCGCAGCCTCGGACACTTTGTGGACGGAACATGGCTGAAGCCACCAGGACGGATGAGCCTGGAATGCCAGGAGGCCACTACCG GCCGGACGGTGGCTGTGGTGCCAGCTGGGGAGAGTTCGGACCTGGCCATGGctgtggcggcggcggcggcagcagccaAGGCCTgggcggggctgggggggccCCAGCGGGGACAGCGCCTGGCCTG GCTGGCTTCCACACTGGACGGTGACAGCAGGAGGACAATGGGGGCCCTGCTGACCCTGGCCGGGGGGCGGCCACTCTGCCGGACTCTTGGAGCTGACCTGGACTTGGGGCTGCGGCTGCTCCGCGTCCCCGCGGGGGGCGCTCAGCTTGGCCCCCCTGGCCTGGAGGGCTGGACCCCTCTGG GGGTGGTGGCCGTTGTCCTGGTGGGTCCCTGCTCGCTGCCGGCGTTGCTCTGGAAATTGGGGCCTCTCCTGGCCATGG GGAACACGGCTCTGGTCCTGTCCCCTCCGGCTGCGGCtccgccgctgctgctgctgggggagctcagtggggagggggcagcgcTGCCCCCTGGAGTCCTCAATGTCCTGGCGGgacccccggggctgtgccaggccctgcGTGCCCACCCCGAGGTCACCTCTGTCACCTTCCTCGGAGCCCCCCAG gaggagctgcaggccCTGGTTTGGGGATCCCCATGCCGGGGGCCGCACCTGGGGGGACCCCGGGGGGGCCGTGTCGTTGTCATCGTCCTCGACTCAGCCGACCTGGACAGCGCAGCTGCCGCCATcgctgccaccactgccacccccCTGGCactg TTCCCGTGGTGGGGGTGCATAGTGCTGGCTCAGGACACGGTGGTAGCAGCACTGGAGCGGCGGCTCCGGGCCCGGCTCGGGTTATTGCGGCTTGGGGACCCCATGGACCCCAAAACAGAGGTGGGGCCACTGCCCCCCAAGATCCTCCCACCTGAGGAGGTGGTGCAGGAGGCGCAGGAGGAGGGGGCTCAG GTTTTCCAGGTTCCACTGCCGCCACTGCTGGAGAGGGGGCATCGTTTCTACCCCCCCACGCTGATCTCGGGGGTGGCCCCGACCTCGCGCTGTCTGCGGGAGCCG GCCCCGGGGccactgctggtgctgctgcccgTGCGTGGCCCCActgaggctgtggctgtggcctCGGCGCTGCCCCAAACTGCGGCTGCTGCCGTCTGGGCCCAGGACATCACTGTGGCCTTGGATACGGCGGACAG GCTGCCCCAGGGGCTGGTGTGGCTCAATGCTCTGGACCTGTTGGACCCCAGCGGGGGCTGTGCCGGGGGGGCTGCAGACGCTGACCTGGATGAG GCGCTGCGAGAGTTCGGGTGTCCCCCCTGGGAACAGCCCCTCAAGGTGGATGAGCCACTCAG CCCCCTGGTGACTGTGGATGACCCCGGCGATCCCGAGCTGGCTCAGGCCGTGGCTGCCGCCCGCGGGGCTGCCCTGTG GTGGGGGCGGCTGCCGGGGGAGTCGCGGGCCCGGGTGTTGCGGGGGGCGTCGGCCGTGCTGGACGGGGCACACGGGACCCCCAAGGACGGAGACATCGGCGACACCGACGAGAGCCTGCAGAGGGCGCTGCTGCGCTGGGCGGCGCGCGTGGAGCGCGTGGGCGGGGCCGTGCAG GAGGTGCCCGGGGGCCGGGCCCTGGTGACGCGGCGGCCCCTCGGAGTGCTGGGCGTGGCCTGGGGCTGGCCCCGCCCCCTggcgctgcagctgctcctcccgGCGCTCGCGCTCGGAAACTGCGTCGTGGTAGtggcgccccctggcggcgtCCTTGCCGCACAGCGGCTACGGAAG gctcTGGTGGCCGCGGGGCTCCCGGGGGGTGCCCTGACGCTGCTTCCCGGGAATTCCCGGGGGTCCGGATCTCACCTGGCGCGACAGCACCCGGACGGGCTCTGGATCTGCGGGGGGGACGCG GATTGTAACTGGAGCTCTGCCGTGAGCGTCTCCCGCGtttggggggtcccggtgggAGTCCTGGGGGGTCCGGGGCAGGATCCCCCCCTCGGCGCCGAGCGGGAGCTGGAACTGCGCTGCACTCGCCCCCACTGCCTTTGGCTGACGGGGGGCGGTCCGTGA
- the PIH1D1 gene encoding PIH1 domain-containing protein 1 isoform X1 produces MSIPQAMADPSLLSAELEADEEAALRRLLLQVTPDREEAPRPCLARAVTPQPGLCVKTRAGGDKVFVNVCHSPEVPPPPPVSPPGLQRLLREPPGPDGGFRIPMSLGEPHAELDRGGRGCTAYDVVVNSGFFRTLQADPLYLEFFLTVAMEGLSEKYGVELELTGWRVLRNRKFLGSISAQNIRARPRPHIQELPGPPDPPQFVVVAEPSAQDPQVLQARVHLPHVEGAESLWLGLSDERLLLVRPPPGSAAAERGACPPAREGALLELGLPLPADPARCRARFHRRSKVLTVTMPLRA; encoded by the exons ATGTCGATCCCTCAGGCCATGGCGGACCCTTCGCTGCTCTCGGCCGAGCTGGAGGCGGACGAGGAGGCGGCGCTGCGGCGGCTGTTGCTGCAG GTGACCCCGGACCGCGAGGAGGCCCCGCGGCCCTGCCTCGCCCGCGCGGTCACCCCGCAACCGG gGCTGTGCGTGAAGACCCGCGCGGGGGGGGACAAAGTGTTCGTCAATGTTTGTCACTCGCCCGAGGTGCCGCCgcccccccccgtgtcccccccgggCCTCCAGAGGCTCCTGCGGGAGCCCCCCGGCCCCGACGGCGGCTTCCGGATTCCGATGAGCCTCGGGGAGCCCCACGCCGAGCTCGACCGAG GGGGTCGGGGCTGCACTGCCTACGATGTGGTGGTGAATTCGGGCTTTTTCCGGACGCTCCAG gctgATCCTTTGTACCTCGAGTTTTTCTTGACCGTGGCCATGGAGGGGCTGTCGGAGAAGTACGGGGTGGAATTGGAGCTCACTG GCTGGCGGGTACTGCGGAATCGGAAATTCCTGGGCTCCATCTCAGCCCAAAACAtccgggcccggccccggccccacATCCAGGAGCTCCCAGG CCCCCCAGACCCCCCTCAGTTCGTGGTGGTGGCTGAGCCCTCAGCCCAGGACCCGCAGGTGCTGCAGGCCCGCGTCCACCTGCCCCATGTG GAGGGGGCGGAGTCTCTCTGGCTGGGGTTGAGTGACGAGAGGCTGCTGCTGGTCCGCCCGCCACCAGGGAGCGCTGCTGCGGAGCGTGGGGCGTGTCCTCCCGCCCGCGAGGGGgcgctgctggagctggggctgcccctccccgcCGACCCCGCGCGGTGCCGCGCGCGCTTCCACCGCCGGTCCAAG GTTCTCACCGTGACGATGCCGCTGCGGGCGTGA
- the PIH1D1 gene encoding PIH1 domain-containing protein 1 isoform X2: MADPSLLSAELEADEEAALRRLLLQVTPDREEAPRPCLARAVTPQPGLCVKTRAGGDKVFVNVCHSPEVPPPPPVSPPGLQRLLREPPGPDGGFRIPMSLGEPHAELDRGGRGCTAYDVVVNSGFFRTLQADPLYLEFFLTVAMEGLSEKYGVELELTGWRVLRNRKFLGSISAQNIRARPRPHIQELPGPPDPPQFVVVAEPSAQDPQVLQARVHLPHVEGAESLWLGLSDERLLLVRPPPGSAAAERGACPPAREGALLELGLPLPADPARCRARFHRRSKVLTVTMPLRA, encoded by the exons ATGGCGGACCCTTCGCTGCTCTCGGCCGAGCTGGAGGCGGACGAGGAGGCGGCGCTGCGGCGGCTGTTGCTGCAG GTGACCCCGGACCGCGAGGAGGCCCCGCGGCCCTGCCTCGCCCGCGCGGTCACCCCGCAACCGG gGCTGTGCGTGAAGACCCGCGCGGGGGGGGACAAAGTGTTCGTCAATGTTTGTCACTCGCCCGAGGTGCCGCCgcccccccccgtgtcccccccgggCCTCCAGAGGCTCCTGCGGGAGCCCCCCGGCCCCGACGGCGGCTTCCGGATTCCGATGAGCCTCGGGGAGCCCCACGCCGAGCTCGACCGAG GGGGTCGGGGCTGCACTGCCTACGATGTGGTGGTGAATTCGGGCTTTTTCCGGACGCTCCAG gctgATCCTTTGTACCTCGAGTTTTTCTTGACCGTGGCCATGGAGGGGCTGTCGGAGAAGTACGGGGTGGAATTGGAGCTCACTG GCTGGCGGGTACTGCGGAATCGGAAATTCCTGGGCTCCATCTCAGCCCAAAACAtccgggcccggccccggccccacATCCAGGAGCTCCCAGG CCCCCCAGACCCCCCTCAGTTCGTGGTGGTGGCTGAGCCCTCAGCCCAGGACCCGCAGGTGCTGCAGGCCCGCGTCCACCTGCCCCATGTG GAGGGGGCGGAGTCTCTCTGGCTGGGGTTGAGTGACGAGAGGCTGCTGCTGGTCCGCCCGCCACCAGGGAGCGCTGCTGCGGAGCGTGGGGCGTGTCCTCCCGCCCGCGAGGGGgcgctgctggagctggggctgcccctccccgcCGACCCCGCGCGGTGCCGCGCGCGCTTCCACCGCCGGTCCAAG GTTCTCACCGTGACGATGCCGCTGCGGGCGTGA